One Sulfurirhabdus autotrophica DNA window includes the following coding sequences:
- a CDS encoding type 2 periplasmic-binding domain-containing protein — protein MIFILLFGYVFLVSPAKAVDIIINSSIQVNSLSRGTARAIFGMRLLKWPDGRPIKVFVMEDASLSHIAFCKEVLDIYPYQLRQSWDRLVYSGTGQAPISVSSEDEMIAMVASNPGAIGYLRRSIVNDRIRTIPLH, from the coding sequence ATGATTTTCATATTACTGTTTGGCTATGTGTTTCTCGTTTCACCTGCTAAAGCTGTGGATATCATTATAAATTCCAGCATTCAAGTTAATTCACTTAGTCGAGGAACTGCGCGTGCCATATTTGGTATGCGTTTGTTGAAGTGGCCTGATGGCCGGCCAATTAAAGTATTTGTTATGGAAGATGCCAGTTTGTCTCATATCGCATTTTGTAAGGAGGTTCTTGATATTTATCCCTATCAATTAAGGCAATCCTGGGATCGTCTGGTTTATTCAGGTACTGGTCAGGCACCTATCAGTGTGTCCTCAGAAGATGAAATGATTGCTATGGTAGCTTCCAATCCTGGCGCTATTGGATATTTGAGAAGGAGCATTGTGAATGATCGCATTCGCACAATACCGCTTCATTGA
- a CDS encoding AMP-dependent synthetase/ligase produces the protein MNASKTSHPDVITCEEARTLPGLFDCRVHKTPDTVAYQQFDKSEGIWQNYTWAQTYALAKRWRKSLSTEQLAEGDRVAVLMRNCLDWVCFEQAALSLGLVVIPLYTTDTAENIAYILKDSNTKLLLVGNARLWESLASLSPPPVLSRVICLQLENTEDCRQNSIICNAKEWLSQTGEEFDVSQLSPHSLASIVYTSGTTGQPKGVMLTHFNIFWDTRATLEAIPAYQSDVFLSFLPLSHMFERTTGYYLPMMAGSCVAYARSIQELGTDLLTIRPTVLIAVPRIYELFYGKIQEQLVKKGWLANFLLHQTEIFGWQQFEKTQRRGNSSILLIILWPLLRHLVADKILSKMGGRLRVAVSGGAPLFNKIANFFISMGLPLIQGYGLTEASPVISNNRLENNMPDSVGIPLSGIEYRIGENKELLIKGPNVMKGYWNRPDETKLVIDSDGWLHTGDQVKIEGNHIYILGRIKEILVTSSGEKVPPYDMEMAICQDPLFEMAMVVGEGKPYLTALLVLNQDAWEEVASVNELNPDDLMSLQSKKVTSYILTKITQLIQGFPGHARIRSVYLTLEPWTIDNSLITPTLKLKRSAIANRFAEQILQLYAKHDLPQ, from the coding sequence ATGAACGCTTCGAAAACCTCACATCCAGATGTAATTACTTGCGAAGAAGCCCGCACTCTGCCAGGCCTGTTTGATTGCCGTGTGCACAAAACACCGGATACCGTCGCCTACCAACAATTTGATAAATCAGAAGGTATTTGGCAAAACTACACTTGGGCACAAACTTACGCATTGGCTAAGCGCTGGCGAAAATCCCTCTCAACGGAACAACTTGCTGAAGGTGATCGGGTTGCGGTGTTAATGCGCAACTGTCTGGATTGGGTATGTTTTGAACAGGCCGCGCTTTCTCTGGGTTTGGTTGTTATCCCCTTATATACAACTGATACTGCAGAAAATATAGCTTATATCCTAAAAGATTCGAACACAAAGCTTTTACTGGTTGGGAATGCCAGGCTATGGGAAAGTTTAGCATCACTTTCACCCCCTCCTGTTTTATCCAGAGTTATTTGTCTGCAGTTGGAAAATACAGAGGATTGCAGACAAAATTCAATCATCTGTAATGCAAAAGAATGGCTATCGCAAACAGGGGAGGAATTTGATGTTTCCCAACTATCACCTCATTCCCTTGCCAGCATTGTCTACACTTCCGGTACAACAGGCCAACCAAAGGGAGTGATGCTTACTCACTTCAATATATTTTGGGATACAAGAGCCACGCTTGAAGCAATCCCAGCCTATCAAAGCGATGTTTTTCTCTCTTTTCTACCCCTATCTCACATGTTTGAGCGCACCACCGGTTACTACCTGCCCATGATGGCAGGTAGTTGTGTAGCTTACGCACGATCCATACAAGAGCTTGGCACTGATTTATTAACTATCCGACCAACGGTGCTTATTGCTGTACCAAGAATCTATGAACTGTTTTACGGAAAAATTCAGGAACAATTAGTAAAGAAAGGCTGGTTGGCCAATTTTCTGCTACATCAGACAGAAATTTTTGGGTGGCAGCAATTTGAGAAAACTCAGAGGCGAGGTAATTCAAGCATCTTGTTGATTATATTGTGGCCGCTGTTGCGCCATTTGGTTGCCGACAAAATCCTGTCAAAAATGGGGGGGCGTTTACGCGTGGCAGTCAGTGGCGGTGCACCGCTATTCAACAAAATCGCCAATTTTTTTATTAGCATGGGATTACCCTTGATACAAGGGTATGGCTTAACTGAAGCTTCTCCAGTCATCAGTAATAACCGATTAGAAAACAACATGCCCGACTCTGTGGGTATCCCCCTAAGTGGAATCGAGTACCGCATTGGCGAAAATAAAGAATTGCTGATCAAAGGCCCTAACGTCATGAAAGGCTACTGGAACAGGCCTGATGAGACAAAACTGGTGATCGATAGCGATGGATGGTTGCATACTGGCGATCAGGTTAAAATCGAAGGTAACCACATCTATATTCTTGGCCGAATCAAGGAAATTCTGGTCACATCATCCGGTGAGAAAGTGCCACCTTACGATATGGAAATGGCCATCTGCCAGGACCCACTTTTTGAAATGGCAATGGTTGTTGGTGAAGGAAAACCCTATCTGACCGCCTTGCTGGTTCTGAATCAAGATGCCTGGGAAGAAGTAGCCAGCGTCAATGAATTGAATCCTGATGACTTAATGTCACTTCAGTCTAAAAAAGTAACCAGTTACATCCTGACTAAAATAACACAATTAATTCAGGGATTTCCCGGACATGCCAGAATCCGCTCTGTCTACCTGACCCTAGAACCATGGACAATCGACAATAGCTTGATTACTCCCACCTTAAAACTCAAACGATCAGCAATAGCAAATCGATTTGCCGAGCAAATACTTCAGCTATATGCAAAACATGATCTGCCACAGTGA
- a CDS encoding ABC-F family ATPase translates to MISTANITMQFGAKPLFENVSVKFGEGNRYGLIGANGCGKSTFMKILGGDLVPTSGNVMIDQGERLGKLRQDQFAFEDNIVLDVVMMGNTELWDVKFEKDSIYANLEATEEDYMRAAELETKFGELDGYTAESRAGELLLGVGIPIEQHTGPMKEIAPGFKLRVLLAQALFSDPEILLLDEPTNNLDINTIRWLEDIINERSSTMIIISHDRHFLNSVCTHMADLDYGEIRIYPGNYDDYMVASTQARQRLLSDNAKKKEQIVELQAFVARFSANASKARQATSRARKIDKLKDSAVEVKPSSRQNPYIRFEYDEREKLHRKAFELLEIGKGYDKPLFHNLSLILEPGERIAVIGPNGAGKTTLLKTLVGDVEPDQGEVKWAEKAKIGYFAQDHASDFHGDMSLFDWMEQWGRASDDDQMIRATLGRLLFTGDDSKKSIRVLSGGEKGRMLYGKLLLERPNVLVMDEPTNHMDMESIESLNMALEEYKGTLVFVSHDRQFVSSLATQIIELDGKGGHKHFIGNYEDYLATQES, encoded by the coding sequence TTGATTTCTACCGCTAACATTACTATGCAATTTGGGGCAAAACCCCTGTTTGAAAATGTCTCCGTGAAGTTTGGAGAAGGCAACCGCTACGGACTGATCGGCGCCAATGGTTGTGGAAAATCCACGTTCATGAAAATTCTGGGTGGCGATTTAGTACCCACCAGCGGCAATGTGATGATTGACCAAGGTGAGCGCCTTGGTAAACTTCGCCAGGACCAGTTCGCATTTGAAGACAACATTGTTCTTGATGTCGTTATGATGGGTAACACTGAGTTATGGGACGTCAAGTTCGAAAAAGATTCAATCTACGCCAATCTTGAAGCAACTGAAGAAGATTATATGCGTGCTGCTGAACTGGAAACCAAATTTGGTGAACTGGATGGCTACACGGCTGAATCACGCGCTGGCGAGCTGTTACTTGGTGTGGGTATACCCATCGAACAACACACTGGCCCGATGAAGGAAATAGCACCAGGTTTCAAATTACGAGTTTTATTGGCACAGGCTTTGTTTTCAGATCCTGAAATTCTGTTGCTTGACGAGCCTACCAACAACCTGGATATCAACACAATCCGCTGGCTGGAAGACATCATCAACGAACGCTCCAGCACGATGATTATCATCTCCCATGATCGCCACTTTTTAAATAGTGTCTGCACCCATATGGCTGATCTGGATTATGGTGAGATTCGTATTTATCCTGGTAATTACGATGATTACATGGTTGCTTCAACTCAGGCACGCCAGCGCTTACTCTCTGATAATGCAAAGAAAAAAGAACAAATTGTCGAGTTACAGGCTTTCGTTGCTCGCTTCTCTGCAAACGCATCCAAAGCTCGTCAGGCAACCAGTCGCGCCAGAAAAATCGACAAACTTAAAGATTCTGCCGTTGAGGTTAAGCCCTCCAGCCGCCAAAATCCTTACATTCGTTTTGAGTACGATGAAAGAGAAAAACTGCATCGCAAGGCTTTTGAACTGCTGGAAATTGGAAAAGGCTACGACAAGCCCCTCTTCCATAATCTGTCCCTCATACTGGAACCGGGTGAACGTATTGCAGTGATCGGGCCTAACGGCGCCGGTAAAACCACCTTGCTTAAAACACTTGTTGGAGATGTAGAGCCTGATCAAGGCGAAGTCAAATGGGCAGAAAAAGCCAAAATTGGTTATTTTGCTCAGGACCATGCATCTGACTTCCATGGCGACATGTCCCTTTTCGATTGGATGGAACAATGGGGACGAGCGAGTGATGATGATCAGATGATTCGCGCTACACTAGGAAGACTATTGTTTACAGGTGATGATTCCAAAAAGTCTATCCGTGTACTGTCCGGAGGTGAAAAGGGCCGCATGTTATACGGCAAGTTACTATTAGAGCGCCCCAATGTTTTAGTAATGGACGAGCCTACCAATCATATGGACATGGAATCCATTGAATCGTTGAATATGGCTTTGGAGGAATATAAAGGTACGCTGGTATTTGTCAGTCACGATCGTCAGTTTGTTTCGTCACTGGCAACGCAGATTATCGAATTGGATGGTAAAGGCGGCCACAAACACTTTATTGGCAATTACGAAGACTACCTCGCCACTCAGGAAAGCTAG
- a CDS encoding ABC-type transport auxiliary lipoprotein family protein: MNTYALEAEFEQSAGTKNVLTLLVSKPLARPGYDGTGMVYIQKPHELNYFAKNQWVDSPAKMLAPLLVQALERRSHFRAVIQNSGSATADMRLETEIIRIQQVFLTHPSTLQMTIRAQLIDISGKKVLATKEFDVSEKAASEDPYGGVIAANLAVKNLLNQIAEFCSAYAAGIVQHP; the protein is encoded by the coding sequence ATGAATACTTATGCTTTAGAGGCGGAATTTGAGCAATCTGCTGGTACAAAAAATGTATTGACCTTGCTAGTGAGTAAGCCGCTTGCCAGACCTGGGTATGACGGTACAGGAATGGTTTATATCCAGAAGCCACACGAGCTTAATTACTTTGCTAAGAACCAATGGGTTGATAGTCCCGCAAAAATGTTGGCACCATTGTTGGTGCAGGCTTTGGAACGCAGGTCTCATTTCCGCGCAGTCATTCAAAATTCGGGTTCAGCAACCGCTGATATGCGCCTGGAAACTGAAATAATACGAATCCAGCAAGTTTTTTTGACTCATCCCAGTACGCTTCAGATGACGATACGTGCGCAGTTGATAGATATTTCAGGGAAAAAAGTTTTAGCAACAAAAGAATTTGATGTTTCTGAGAAAGCAGCAAGTGAAGATCCGTATGGTGGCGTGATTGCTGCTAATCTGGCCGTTAAAAACTTGTTGAACCAAATTGCCGAATTTTGTTCTGCCTATGCTGCTGGAATTGTGCAACATCCTTAG
- a CDS encoding MlaD family protein, whose amino-acid sequence MESKVNYVIVGSFVLLLSFALIAGVLWLGSGKQYSKTYDNYTAYMSESVSGLNMNAPVKYRGVEVGQVKQISLDDGNPEQVHLEFAIERGVPIKEDTIAILKVQGLTGIAYVELSGGSRNSPLLKPVGEEKYPVIKTGPSLLGRLDVALTTLLTNLNKTTENLNALLSEDNRHSVKQALADLAVLSNTIATNKKEIDAGIKGAARTMENTAQVSAELPELLNHIARSADAVGKMANDASRASVSVRNTSESVGQKTQRFADDSLPELERLLREMRDVSVSLRRITEQVEQNPAMLLRGKQAPKPGPGE is encoded by the coding sequence ATGGAATCAAAAGTAAATTATGTTATTGTCGGTTCGTTCGTTTTACTCCTTTCTTTTGCGCTGATTGCTGGCGTACTGTGGTTAGGTTCCGGCAAACAATACAGTAAAACGTATGACAACTATACAGCTTACATGAGTGAATCTGTGTCGGGTTTGAACATGAATGCGCCAGTGAAATATCGTGGTGTAGAAGTGGGTCAGGTGAAGCAAATTTCTCTGGATGATGGCAATCCTGAACAAGTGCACCTCGAGTTTGCGATTGAACGCGGTGTACCGATCAAAGAGGACACTATAGCGATATTGAAAGTACAAGGCTTGACTGGTATTGCTTACGTAGAGTTAAGTGGTGGTAGCCGAAATTCGCCACTGCTAAAACCTGTGGGAGAAGAAAAGTACCCTGTCATCAAAACGGGGCCATCTTTGCTGGGGCGTTTAGATGTGGCGTTGACAACCCTTTTAACGAATTTGAATAAAACAACTGAAAATCTGAATGCGTTGCTGAGTGAAGATAATCGCCATTCAGTCAAGCAGGCATTGGCTGATCTTGCTGTTTTGAGCAATACTATTGCAACAAATAAAAAAGAGATTGATGCCGGGATTAAGGGCGCTGCTCGTACAATGGAAAATACTGCACAAGTGAGCGCTGAATTGCCTGAACTGCTCAACCACATTGCGCGTAGTGCTGATGCTGTAGGGAAAATGGCCAATGATGCCTCCCGTGCCAGCGTGAGTGTGCGTAACACTTCTGAAAGCGTTGGGCAGAAGACACAGCGATTTGCGGATGATTCATTACCTGAGTTGGAAAGGCTGTTGCGGGAAATGCGTGACGTGTCGGTATCGTTGCGTCGCATTACAGAACAAGTTGAACAAAACCCTGCAATGTTGTTGCGCGGAAAACAGGCACCAAAACCAGGGCCAGGGGAATAA
- a CDS encoding ABC transporter ATP-binding protein, translating to MIKPSAEPIIEISNISTRFGSTQVHDGVNLEVHRGEIFGLAGSSGCGKSTLLREIILLQRPQAGSIRVFGKEILGLDDEAALSFRKSWGVMFERGALFSSLTVSENVGLPLHEHTTLSDALINELAAVKIALAGLPASAGEKYPSELSGGMRKRAALARAIALDPELLFLDEPTAGLDPLSASGFDELVLHLKQSLGLTIMMVTHDLDLLWRVADRVAILGEKKVLGIGSMQELSESDHPLIREYFYGPRGRAAWDKAWNQK from the coding sequence ATGATCAAACCATCAGCAGAGCCTATTATTGAAATTAGCAATATAAGCACCCGTTTTGGCAGTACACAGGTTCATGATGGTGTGAATCTTGAAGTACACCGAGGTGAGATATTTGGTCTGGCAGGTTCAAGCGGATGTGGTAAATCAACCCTGTTGCGAGAAATTATTTTGTTGCAGCGCCCTCAAGCTGGTTCTATTCGTGTATTCGGTAAAGAAATCTTGGGGCTGGATGATGAAGCAGCATTGTCATTCAGAAAAAGCTGGGGAGTGATGTTTGAACGTGGTGCGTTGTTCAGTTCGCTGACTGTGTCTGAAAATGTCGGCTTGCCGCTTCATGAACATACAACATTGAGTGACGCTTTGATTAATGAGCTTGCCGCCGTCAAAATTGCATTGGCGGGACTGCCAGCAAGTGCCGGGGAGAAATATCCCAGTGAATTAAGCGGTGGTATGCGTAAGCGCGCGGCACTGGCTCGTGCAATAGCGCTGGACCCCGAACTACTTTTTCTGGATGAGCCAACCGCAGGGCTTGATCCACTGAGTGCAAGCGGATTTGATGAACTGGTATTGCACTTGAAACAGTCGTTGGGATTAACCATCATGATGGTTACACACGATCTGGATTTGCTATGGAGAGTTGCAGATCGGGTTGCCATACTGGGAGAAAAAAAAGTGTTAGGCATTGGGTCGATGCAAGAGTTATCCGAGTCGGATCATCCCTTAATCAGAGAATATTTTTACGGGCCGCGCGGCCGGGCGGCATGGGATAAGGCATGGAATCAAAAGTAA
- a CDS encoding ABC transporter permease, translating to MTIYSPRKTCVYADIKLATSDKVVNCIGDWTLKGVGNLEQRLTFFDWPDGSELIIDLNAIDSIDTAGAWFLQRAIHKLEEGGRVVKLQGQRPEQIALFKMIQLASTETSLQALPSKLNFLGKIGLSTWMHFQQVMGMLAFFGESAIAIFRSIAQPSRIRWSPILYNLQHAGFNALPIVGLLGFLMGIVIAYQGAEQLQRYGANIFIADLVGLSMLRELSPLLTAIIVAGRSGSAFTAQIGTMKVTEEIDALRTIGIAPMELLVLPKLLALVIALPLLTVYSDMMGVIGGMIMAKSQLGVGYAEFIDRFDDAVKLSSFMVGVGKAPVFAVIIAMVGCFQGFQVSNGADSVGRQTTVSVVQAIFVIIVADALFSVVFSWLKI from the coding sequence ATGACGATTTATTCTCCTCGCAAAACATGCGTTTACGCTGATATCAAATTGGCAACCTCTGACAAGGTCGTTAACTGTATTGGTGACTGGACTTTGAAGGGAGTTGGCAATCTTGAGCAACGCCTTACTTTCTTTGATTGGCCAGACGGTAGTGAACTGATCATTGACTTAAATGCTATCGATTCCATTGACACCGCAGGAGCCTGGTTTTTGCAACGTGCTATTCATAAGCTTGAAGAGGGCGGGCGAGTAGTAAAGCTGCAGGGGCAACGTCCAGAACAAATAGCCCTCTTTAAAATGATTCAATTGGCAAGCACTGAGACATCATTGCAGGCGCTACCTTCCAAACTTAATTTCCTAGGTAAAATTGGGCTGTCGACCTGGATGCATTTTCAACAGGTGATGGGTATGCTCGCATTTTTTGGTGAGAGTGCGATTGCCATATTCCGATCAATCGCCCAGCCTTCACGAATCCGCTGGTCACCAATTTTGTATAATTTGCAGCATGCAGGTTTTAATGCACTACCTATAGTAGGTTTGCTAGGTTTTCTGATGGGCATTGTGATTGCCTATCAAGGTGCGGAACAATTGCAGCGCTATGGGGCCAATATTTTTATTGCTGATCTGGTGGGATTATCCATGCTCAGGGAGTTATCACCGCTGTTAACTGCAATTATTGTAGCGGGCCGCTCAGGTTCCGCATTTACAGCGCAGATTGGCACCATGAAGGTAACTGAGGAAATCGATGCACTGCGTACTATCGGTATAGCACCAATGGAATTGCTGGTGTTACCTAAATTGCTGGCGTTGGTTATTGCTTTGCCGCTACTCACAGTATATTCCGATATGATGGGTGTAATAGGTGGGATGATCATGGCTAAATCTCAGTTAGGTGTGGGATATGCCGAATTTATTGATCGATTTGATGATGCCGTCAAACTTTCTTCCTTTATGGTTGGGGTTGGGAAAGCGCCAGTGTTTGCTGTTATTATTGCCATGGTGGGATGTTTTCAGGGTTTTCAGGTCAGTAATGGTGCCGACAGTGTTGGCAGACAAACGACCGTGAGCGTTGTCCAGGCTATTTTTGTGATCATAGTGGCTGATGCTCTTTTTTCTGTTGTTTTTAGCTGGTTGAAGATTTGA
- a CDS encoding DUF3135 domain-containing protein, which yields MMVNINTPPRTFIDWATLVKEDPIAFEEKRRQEIENLISRAPARLQHRLRCLQWRIDLERKRSSNPLSACLRLYSMMWDSILSDRGFLQALQKLTGEDLSVKERNPTIKSAQILPFKRVKTIHQ from the coding sequence ATGATGGTCAATATTAATACGCCACCAAGGACTTTCATTGATTGGGCGACGTTGGTCAAAGAAGATCCGATTGCATTTGAAGAAAAACGGAGGCAAGAAATTGAAAATTTAATCTCCCGCGCACCAGCGCGACTGCAACACCGGTTGCGTTGTTTGCAATGGCGTATTGATTTGGAACGAAAACGCAGTTCCAACCCACTTTCAGCATGTTTACGTCTCTATTCAATGATGTGGGATTCGATTTTGTCTGATCGGGGATTTTTGCAAGCTTTGCAAAAGCTAACTGGGGAAGATTTATCCGTAAAAGAACGAAACCCAACAATAAAGAGCGCGCAAATATTGCCTTTTAAGCGTGTTAAGACCATCCACCAGTAA
- a CDS encoding ferritin-like domain-containing protein, with the protein MQHDLFNRAFTCLQTSDTDTKLTLVAELRQAWELGKLSCWLDLSSVESIATPGHPEKPELVSALLVEKRKLSTPEGRAALIHSLAHIEFNAINLALDAVYRFRDMPEAYYGDWLKVAAEEAYHFALLRDHLRTLGFQYGDFTAHNGLWEMAVVTDHDPLVRMALVPRVLEARGLDVTPAIRQKLASSGDRAAADILEIIHRDEIGHVAIGNRWYAFLCNQRGLEPIATFRQLLREYNAPKLRGPLHTEARLAAGFTEDEMIMLEDIVSQG; encoded by the coding sequence ATGCAACATGATCTTTTTAACAGGGCGTTTACCTGTCTGCAAACCTCCGATACAGATACCAAGCTGACGCTGGTTGCCGAATTGCGTCAAGCCTGGGAGCTGGGCAAGTTATCCTGCTGGCTAGATCTTTCATCCGTTGAATCTATTGCGACTCCGGGTCATCCTGAAAAACCGGAGCTGGTATCAGCATTGCTTGTTGAAAAACGTAAGCTTTCTACGCCTGAAGGCAGAGCTGCGCTGATACACTCTTTGGCGCATATTGAATTCAATGCCATCAATTTAGCGCTGGATGCAGTTTATCGATTTCGTGATATGCCTGAAGCGTATTACGGCGACTGGTTAAAGGTGGCTGCTGAGGAAGCTTATCATTTTGCTTTGTTGCGAGATCATTTACGAACCCTGGGTTTTCAGTATGGTGATTTTACGGCGCATAACGGCTTGTGGGAGATGGCCGTTGTGACAGATCATGACCCGCTGGTCCGTATGGCTCTGGTTCCTCGTGTGCTAGAGGCGCGTGGTCTGGATGTAACCCCCGCCATCAGGCAAAAGCTGGCTTCAAGTGGCGACAGGGCGGCTGCTGATATTCTTGAGATTATTCATCGCGATGAGATCGGCCATGTTGCTATTGGTAATCGTTGGTACGCTTTTTTGTGTAATCAGCGCGGTTTAGAGCCTATTGCTACTTTTCGACAATTGTTACGTGAGTACAATGCACCAAAACTTCGCGGCCCGCTTCACACCGAGGCACGTTTGGCTGCCGGGTTTACTGAAGACGAAATGATAATGCTGGAAGACATCGTTTCGCAAGGTTAA
- a CDS encoding PilT/PilU family type 4a pilus ATPase yields the protein MADIKVLLKMMLEFGASDLFLTAGTTPHFKIDGATRPANVPALKPGESTQLVYELMNQQQRHEFETAKECNFALTLDGEARFRVNVYYQRGEVSAVIRLIKSVIPSFEKLGLPEQAKVLSLLKRGLVLMVGAAGSGKSTTMAAMVAYRAKMMEGHILTIEDPIEFLFSHDRSIVEQREVGLDTLSFGDALRNAMREAPDVIVIGEIRDRLTAQNAIMYAEAGVLCISTMHANNANQAVDRIINFFPEEAHKQVLLDLSLNLKGVISQRLLPGLNGKQVLATEILLQSAYVTDMIQKGQTHTLKDAIKKGADVGMQIFDDSLYTLYKEGRISKEEAISNADSHTDLALRIRLT from the coding sequence ATGGCTGATATAAAAGTACTCTTGAAAATGATGCTTGAATTCGGTGCCTCCGATTTATTTCTGACAGCTGGAACAACCCCACATTTCAAGATTGACGGCGCTACCAGACCCGCAAATGTACCCGCACTAAAGCCAGGCGAATCAACACAACTGGTCTACGAATTAATGAACCAGCAGCAACGTCATGAGTTTGAAACAGCCAAGGAATGTAATTTTGCACTGACGCTAGATGGCGAAGCTCGTTTTCGGGTGAACGTATATTACCAACGTGGGGAGGTTTCTGCAGTTATACGGCTAATAAAGTCCGTTATCCCTAGCTTTGAAAAACTCGGTTTACCCGAACAGGCCAAAGTACTTTCGCTATTAAAACGTGGACTTGTGCTCATGGTAGGTGCAGCCGGTTCAGGAAAAAGCACTACCATGGCAGCAATGGTTGCTTATCGCGCAAAAATGATGGAAGGACATATACTCACCATCGAAGATCCAATAGAGTTTCTTTTTTCCCATGACCGATCAATTGTGGAACAGCGTGAAGTTGGCCTTGATACGCTGTCATTTGGAGATGCACTGCGCAATGCAATGCGTGAAGCGCCGGATGTGATTGTCATCGGTGAAATTCGTGATCGACTTACAGCTCAAAACGCGATTATGTATGCTGAAGCTGGCGTGCTATGCATCTCCACCATGCACGCCAATAACGCAAATCAGGCAGTCGACCGCATTATTAATTTTTTTCCAGAAGAAGCTCACAAACAGGTACTGCTTGATTTATCGCTTAACCTGAAAGGGGTGATTTCTCAGCGCTTGCTTCCCGGGCTAAATGGCAAACAAGTACTAGCAACAGAAATTCTGCTGCAATCAGCTTACGTTACGGACATGATCCAAAAGGGGCAAACCCATACACTCAAAGATGCGATCAAAAAAGGAGCGGACGTCGGCATGCAGATTTTTGACGATTCCCTGTATACCCTTTACAAGGAAGGCCGAATCAGTAAAGAAGAAGCCATAAGCAATGCTGATTCCCATACTGATTTGGCACTGAGAATCAGGTTGACTTAG
- a CDS encoding Crp/Fnr family transcriptional regulator, which produces MGVRKLHDGELLVTEGEPNTTLFALTEGRISVTSKVDGNERVVYTMKPGECAGTRAFVDRKPRQATLRSVGESTVYTLEPEAFESLLETHPRIVYKVMRSLFRITHTNLMHMNMESQALSNYINKTGGRF; this is translated from the coding sequence ATGGGGGTTCGTAAACTGCATGATGGCGAACTGCTGGTTACCGAAGGTGAACCCAATACCACCCTGTTTGCACTGACTGAAGGCCGGATATCAGTCACAAGTAAAGTGGATGGTAATGAAAGGGTCGTATATACAATGAAACCGGGTGAATGCGCAGGAACCCGTGCATTCGTTGACCGAAAGCCACGGCAGGCTACACTTCGTTCCGTTGGTGAGTCAACTGTATATACCCTTGAACCTGAGGCGTTTGAATCCTTGCTTGAGACTCATCCCCGCATTGTTTACAAAGTTATGCGATCGCTGTTTCGCATTACGCATACAAATCTGATGCACATGAATATGGAAAGTCAGGCTTTATCCAATTACATCAACAAAACCGGTGGGCGATTTTAG